GACTTACAGCTCTTGAGAATTCTCTTAAGGCTCTTATCGCAGGTAACATCATTGATAAGGCAAGCTTTGAAGCTAGAATCGCAGACCTTGCTTCTCAGATCAAGACAGCAAAAGATGACCTTGGTAAGGCACAGGATGATCTCGACAAGGCAACTGATGATCTTGTAAAGGCACAGGATACACTTGATGATGCACAGGAGGCAATCGACGCTGCAAATGCAGCAGCTAACCAGGGCGGTACAGGCGCTGGCGGAGCAGGTACAGGAACTGGAGCTGGAACAACAGGCGGAACAGGAACAGCTACTACAATAGTTGATGCTCCTACAGCAATAACAGCTAACCCAGGTGCAGCAGTGGCAAACGCAGCAGGCGGTACAGGCACAGCAGACGCTGGAGTAGCAGGTGCAGCAGGCGCTGGAGCAGCTGATGCAGGCGCAGGCATCGGAGCAGGTGCTGGAAATGCAGGCGGATCAGTTCTCGGAGCACAGAGAGAATACGAAGACAATAAGGCTACAGATGATGCTAAGGAAGTAAAGACTAAGGAAAAGACTCCTGAAACTAAAGATGAGACAAAGACTTCTAAGGTATCCAATATCGAAGACGAAGAAACAGCTAAGTCAGCAATGCCGGTAGACGAGAGCAAGAAGGGATTCCCATGGTGGATAATCGTTATTGCAGCAGTAACCGGAGTATCAGCAGAAGAATACATGAGAAGAAAGAACAATAAGGCTACAAATAAGAATGATTCTCAGAAGTAATAATTAAAGGAAACACACACATTCCTCTTATTCATTGATTGGGAGGGTTCCAACATACATGGAACTCTCCCTTTTTTCTTGCATTAAGCCAAACGAATTGTAGAAGACAATGCTCCATACAGTACTCACATACCATCTTTCGAAAATCATAAAGCGTAATCACAAATACAAAAATAATATTAAATATGATTAGTCTTATGATTTTGCTTTTGCTATAAATAATGAGTTGTTAAAAAATGTGTGTGAGGAATTTAGTATGAAAAAGAAATTTTTAAACAAGCAACTCGTTAAAGCAATTGCAGTAGGAATTAGTGCCAGCATGGCTCTTCAGCCAGTTACAGTATTTGCTGGAAACGAGGATAGCAATGTGCCAGATCCAAGTGGTGAAGACGTCATCGAAAAAGTTGAGAATACACCACTCGATAGTGTAAAAAATGCAGAGAAAGATTTTGCTGATTCAATTAACAAAGAACAGAATGGCTTGGCAAAATCTGTTGAGGATATTAGTAAAAACATTGGTAATGTATTTGATGAAGCAACAGATTCAGCTTCTGATGGCGATACATCAGTTCCAAATAGTGATACATCAAATGATAATACTATAACAAACAAAGAGCTTAAAAAAGTATATGATGATAATGCAGACAAGATTCAGGAAGATGCGAATGCTCTTTCTGGTAATATAGAGGTTTTGCAGGGAGACGTAAAAAAACTTAATACAGGTAAAGAGAACATTTCTGGTGCACAGGATACTAGAAACGAAGCTGTAGATAATCTTGACAAGCCAATTGCTAATGTTGAGTCAGCTGCAAATGAAGCTACAGAGGCATATAAAGACGTTGCCGATAGTATTGAAAAAGTCAGCCAGAAAATTGAAGATGCTAATACTCAGGCTGAGGCAGACGCTGCATATAAGGAAGCTGAAGAACTTGCTAATAAAGCTAATCAGGACTTCGAAGCGGCTGAGAGTAACTTTAATACTACAAAAGAAGCTTTTGAGAAAGCACTTGATGAAGCAAATAAAGCCCAGGAAGCTTATCTTGCTGCAATTGATGCTGCAAATGGTAAGGCTGCAGAAGCAAAAAAACATCTTGAAGAAGCACAGGTAAATGTAAATAAGTTAAATTCAGATCTTGAAGAAGCAACTGAGGCTCTTACTATAGCAAGAGAGAATGCCGAAGCAGCAAAAGAGCTTGATGTACAACGCAAGGAGCAGGAACTTAAGGAAGCTACAGAATCTAGTAATAAAGCCAAAAAAGAATTAAGTGACATTAAAGGCAAAATTAAACAGGCGGAAAAAGCAAAGCGTGCTAAAGCAGAAGCCGAGAATGATGCTAAGAATCTTGCAGAAGAGAAGAAAGATACAATTAAAGCAGGAACACAGGCAGCAGCTGATGTAAAGAAGGCTGAGGACGACGCTAAGAAACTCGCAGAAGAGAAAAAAGATACAATTAAAGCAGGAACACAGGCAGCAGCTGATGTAAAGAAGGCTGAGGACGATGCTAAGAAACTCGCAGAAGAGAAGAAAGATACAATTAAAGCAGGAACACAGGCAGCAGCTGATGTAAAGAAGGCTGAGGACGATGCGAAAAAGCTTGCAGAAGAGAAGAAAGATACAATTAAAGAAGGAACAAAAGCAGCACAGGATGTGAAGGATGCTGAAGGGAAAATAACACTGGCTCAGAATAAGAAAACCGAGCTTGAGAATTCCAAGGCAGTGCTCGACAACGTAGAAGGTGTTTGGGATACTGGTCATAACAAGGCAATTGCATTTGAGTTAATAAGGATTTGGGTAAGAGAAACAGATCCTAATGCAACAGTCATGATGACTGGAACAGAACACTTTACTGATTTTAGAGGCGCAGGTTATCACTATTTTGTAGTTAATATCAATGGAGTAGATAGATACTTTGATTTTAGAACTCCTGGAGGCTCTATTTTCGGCAGTAACAAGAATGAGATTACAGTATTTGAAAAGCAAGGAAAATCAAATAAAAGAATTGATTCTTCAAAGATAAAATCCAGAAATGATTATTTAAATGACTATGATAATAAGCTTGAAGAAGCGAAAAAGGCAATTACAAATGCTGAGAACTATGCTAAGAATCTTGCAGAAGAGAAGAAAGATACAATTAAAGCAGGAACACAGGCAGCAGCTGATGTAAAGAAGGCTGAGGACGACGCTAAGAAACTCGCAGAAGAGAAGAAAGATACAATTAAAGCAGGAACACAGGCAGCAGCTGATGTAAAAAAGGCTGAGGACGACGCTAAGAAACTCGCAGAAGAGAAGAAAGATACAATTAAAGCAGGAACACAGGCGGCAGCTGATGTAAAGAAGGCTGAGGACGACGCTAAGAAACTCGCAGAAGAGAAGAAAGATACAATTAAAGCAGGAACACAGGCAGAAGCCGATGTAAAAAAGGCTCAGGATCATGCTAAGCATGTTGCTGATAAGGTGAAGAATGTAATTGATGAAGGAACTAAAGCATCAGAAAAACTTGATGTTGTTGAGAAGAACTTTAAGGATCTTTATAAGGTTCAAAGGAAAAAAGAAGCTGATCTTGAACTAGCCCAGAAATATACAAAAGAATATGAGGCAGTACTCAACTATTACAACAAGCTTGCAACAGCTGCTTCTGAAGCAAATGAGAAACTTAATAATGCATCTGATGAGCTTAAAAAAGTAAACGCTGCAATTGATAACCTTACAACTAATGATGTGACAGGAGAGCCAAATGATAAGGTTACAAAAAGGCTTAATGATCTCAAAGAACAGTATAAAGAGGCTAAGGCTGCTTTTGCTGCTGCTCAGAAAGCTCAGAAGAATGCTAATGATGAGCTTGCTAAGGCTGAAGAAAAGCTTGCTGATAAGAAAGCAGAAATTGCAGAAATCATCAGAAGAAATGCTGAAAACAGTGCTAAGTCAAATCAGTCAGATGACAATAGAAATGCTGACGCTGTATATTCAGGTGACAATGACCTTGGAAATGAAGCAGATTCAACTGTAGACGTTATTACTGCAGTAGCTACAGCAAAGACACTTACAGCTAAGGTTCCTTCATTAGCTGTTAATACACAGGCTGTACCAGCAGTTCTTGGAGCTAAGAAGTCTTCAAAAGCAGGAACAAAGATTGCAACTGTAAATGTGGTAGCTAAGGCTGATTCAAACGATACACAGGTAGCAGGATCTGATGCGACCGTAGCAGTTTCTGAAGATGCAGCAATGACTGAAGAGAACAACGCTAAGTCAGAGGAGAGCACAACATCTGAGAATAAGAATGATCTTAATGGTGGAGCAACAGAAATCGCTGAGACAGAAATGCCTCTTGCAGCAGCTCCTTCAGAAAAGAAGAGCCCTCTTCCAGCAGTTATTGTTGCAATCCTTGCAGCAGTTGGAATTTCTGTTGAGGAAGTAGTTAGAAGAAATTCTAAAAAGAATAAAGCTGATCAGAAGTCTGACAAGAAGTGATAGCTTAATACACCAAATAGGGAATATTATGCCCATAATATATAGTCCTTTTTGGAACTCACACATTAAATTAGGGAGCAGGTCCTCGTGACCGGCTCCCTAATGTGTTGTACAAGACAGGCAGACACTATGGCATATAGGAAAAAACGTTGATAATTTAAGAAAATTTTAGAAAGTTACGGGGCCGGCATATAGCAAAAAAGACTTTACACTTACGTTTTTCTATGCTAAACTACATTAGTTGCTGACGAGAATTCAGTAACAGTTACAGAAACTACCTTTTACCCGGATAATGGATACTCCAACCTTTATCTGCGTAGCAGGCGGATCACACAAAGTTAAGGGCTTGAGTAATATATTCAGCCCAGAGAAAAGGAGAAGAGAAATGATCGCAAAAGAGAAAAAGACAGAAGTTATCGAGAAGTTCGCTAGAAAAGCTGGCGATACAGGATCACCAGAGGTTCAGGTTGCTATCCTCACAGAGAGAATCAAGGAGCTCAATGCTCACCTTGACAAGAACCCTAAGGATCACCACTCAAGAAGAGGTCTTCTTAAGATGGTAGGTCAGAGACGTAGCCTTCTTGGTTACCTCAAGAAGAAGGATATCGAGGCTTATCGTAAGCTTATCGCTGATCTTGGTCTTAGAAAGTAATTTTGCAATTAAAGGCGGGACTAGGCTGATGAGAATCAGCCTGTTCCGCTTTTATACATTTATATGATATGAGTGTTCAAAGTTATAATAAAACTTGTGTTTAACATGATTTTTATTATGACCTTGAAAACTTAATATCATATAAATAGAACAATAAACATGATTGAACTGCACACGTGCCTGAAGTGGCAATGGGGCCATATTTTTGTCCCCGGCCAGATGATGGATCACGGATGAGCAGGAAGGAGACAAAATGGTAAAAACTTATTCAATGGAACTGGCTGGTCGTACACTTAAGGTTGAGATCGGCAAGGTAGGTAAACAGGCAAATGGTTGCGCTTTCATGCAGTATGGAGATACAACTGTTCTTTGTACTGCAACAGCAAGCGCTAAGCCAAGAGATGGAATCGATTTCTTCCCTCTTTCAGTAGAGTATGGTGAGAAATTCTATGCTGTTGGCAAATTCCCTGGCGGATATAATAAGAGAGAGGGCAAGCCTTCTGAGAATGCTATTCTTACAAGCCGTGTTATCGATCGTCCTATGAGACCTCTTTTTCCTAAGGACTACAGAAACGACGTAACAATCGAGACAATGGTTATGGCTGTTGATCCTCAGTGCCGCCCTGAGCTTGTAGCTATGCTCGGCGCATCAGTTTCAGTTTCAATTTCAGATATCCCATTCGATGGCCCATGTGCTATGACACAGATCGGTATGATCGATGGAGAACTTATCGTTAACCCTACTCAGGAGCAGTGGAACACAGGTGACCTCAAGCTTACAGTTGCATCTGTAGGACAGAAGGTTATCATGATCGAGGCTGGTGCCAACGAGATTCCTGAGGAGAAGATGAAGGAAGCTATCTACAAGGCTCACGACGTAAACCTTCAGATCATCGAATTCTTCAAGGGTATCGTTGCTGAGGTTGGTAAGCCTAAGCACGAATATACAAGCTGTGCAGTTCCTGAAGAACTCTTTGCAGCTATCAAGGAAGTTGTTCCTCCTGAAGAGATGGAGAAGGCTGTATTCACAGATGACAAACAGACAAGAGAGGCTAATATTGCCGATATTACAGATAGACTTACAGAGAAGTTTGCAGACAACGAAGAGTGGCTTGCAATCCTCGGAGAGGCTATTTATCAGTACGAGAAGAAGACTGTACGTAAGATGATCCTCAAGGATCACAAGAGACCTGATGGACGTGAGATCAAGCAGATCAGACCTCTTTCAGCTGAGGTTGACCTTATCCCAAGAGTACACGGAAGTGCTATGTTCACACGTGGACAGACACAGATCTGTGACGTTGTAACTCTTGCACCTCTTTCAGAGGCACAGAAGGTAGAAGGTCTTGATTCTTTTGCAGCAGACAAGAGATACGTACACCAGTACAACTTCCCTGCTTATTCAGTAGGTGAGACTAAGGTTTCAAGAGGACCTGGACGTAGAGAGATCGGACACGGTGCACTTGCAGAGAGAGCACTTCTTCCTGTTCTTCCTAGCGTTGAGGAGTTCCCATATGCAATCCGCGCAGTATCAGAGACATTTGAGTCTAACGGATCAACATCTATGGCTTCTACATGTGCATCATGTATGTCACTTATGGCTGCAGGTGTTCCTATTAAGAAGATGGTTGCAGGTATCAGCTGCGGTCTTGTAACAGGTGATACAGATGACGATTTCGTAGTACTTACAGATATTCAGGGTCTTGAGGACTTCTTCGGAGATATGGACTTCAAGGTTACAGGTACTAAGGACGGTATCACAGCTATTCAGATGGATATCAAGATCCATGGTCTTACAAAGCCTATCGTTGAGACAGCTATTGCACAGTGCCGTGAAGCAAGATTCTTC
The sequence above is a segment of the Butyrivibrio proteoclasticus B316 genome. Coding sequences within it:
- a CDS encoding cell surface protein translates to MKKKFLNKQLVKAIAVGISASMALQPVTVFAGNEDSNVPDPSGEDVIEKVENTPLDSVKNAEKDFADSINKEQNGLAKSVEDISKNIGNVFDEATDSASDGDTSVPNSDTSNDNTITNKELKKVYDDNADKIQEDANALSGNIEVLQGDVKKLNTGKENISGAQDTRNEAVDNLDKPIANVESAANEATEAYKDVADSIEKVSQKIEDANTQAEADAAYKEAEELANKANQDFEAAESNFNTTKEAFEKALDEANKAQEAYLAAIDAANGKAAEAKKHLEEAQVNVNKLNSDLEEATEALTIARENAEAAKELDVQRKEQELKEATESSNKAKKELSDIKGKIKQAEKAKRAKAEAENDAKNLAEEKKDTIKAGTQAAADVKKAEDDAKKLAEEKKDTIKAGTQAAADVKKAEDDAKKLAEEKKDTIKAGTQAAADVKKAEDDAKKLAEEKKDTIKEGTKAAQDVKDAEGKITLAQNKKTELENSKAVLDNVEGVWDTGHNKAIAFELIRIWVRETDPNATVMMTGTEHFTDFRGAGYHYFVVNINGVDRYFDFRTPGGSIFGSNKNEITVFEKQGKSNKRIDSSKIKSRNDYLNDYDNKLEEAKKAITNAENYAKNLAEEKKDTIKAGTQAAADVKKAEDDAKKLAEEKKDTIKAGTQAAADVKKAEDDAKKLAEEKKDTIKAGTQAAADVKKAEDDAKKLAEEKKDTIKAGTQAEADVKKAQDHAKHVADKVKNVIDEGTKASEKLDVVEKNFKDLYKVQRKKEADLELAQKYTKEYEAVLNYYNKLATAASEANEKLNNASDELKKVNAAIDNLTTNDVTGEPNDKVTKRLNDLKEQYKEAKAAFAAAQKAQKNANDELAKAEEKLADKKAEIAEIIRRNAENSAKSNQSDDNRNADAVYSGDNDLGNEADSTVDVITAVATAKTLTAKVPSLAVNTQAVPAVLGAKKSSKAGTKIATVNVVAKADSNDTQVAGSDATVAVSEDAAMTEENNAKSEESTTSENKNDLNGGATEIAETEMPLAAAPSEKKSPLPAVIVAILAAVGISVEEVVRRNSKKNKADQKSDKK
- the rpsO gene encoding 30S ribosomal protein S15, producing MIAKEKKTEVIEKFARKAGDTGSPEVQVAILTERIKELNAHLDKNPKDHHSRRGLLKMVGQRRSLLGYLKKKDIEAYRKLIADLGLRK
- a CDS encoding polyribonucleotide nucleotidyltransferase; amino-acid sequence: MVKTYSMELAGRTLKVEIGKVGKQANGCAFMQYGDTTVLCTATASAKPRDGIDFFPLSVEYGEKFYAVGKFPGGYNKREGKPSENAILTSRVIDRPMRPLFPKDYRNDVTIETMVMAVDPQCRPELVAMLGASVSVSISDIPFDGPCAMTQIGMIDGELIVNPTQEQWNTGDLKLTVASVGQKVIMIEAGANEIPEEKMKEAIYKAHDVNLQIIEFFKGIVAEVGKPKHEYTSCAVPEELFAAIKEVVPPEEMEKAVFTDDKQTREANIADITDRLTEKFADNEEWLAILGEAIYQYEKKTVRKMILKDHKRPDGREIKQIRPLSAEVDLIPRVHGSAMFTRGQTQICDVVTLAPLSEAQKVEGLDSFAADKRYVHQYNFPAYSVGETKVSRGPGRREIGHGALAERALLPVLPSVEEFPYAIRAVSETFESNGSTSMASTCASCMSLMAAGVPIKKMVAGISCGLVTGDTDDDFVVLTDIQGLEDFFGDMDFKVTGTKDGITAIQMDIKIHGLTKPIVETAIAQCREARFFIMDECMSKAIAEPRKEVSKYAPKIVSIQIDPEKIGDVVGQRGKTINEIIARTGVKIDITDDGKVSVCGEDQDKINEAVNMVNIIVSDFEKGQVFTGKVVSIKEFGAFVEFAPGKEGMVHISKISRERIEHVEDVLTLGDTVTVVCLGKDKMGRISFSMKDVAQN